The genomic window CGCGCAGGGCGCCAAAGGGGCCATACTAATGGGCGAAGTCGTCGATACTGGTTCTGGCGGACCGCTTGCCGGCGTGATCGTAAAAGCCCAACTCCAAAGCGATACGACATTCTCGGAGTATACATTCACGAATAGTGTCGGGAAATATCGATTTGGAAATCTCCGCTCCGGGAGGTATAGTGTCACCTGCTCGATCCTTGGTTATACCGCGGTACACACGGAGACACAAGTAGGATCCTCCAACCCTACGGTTCTTCGAGTTGCGATGGCCGAGCAACCACTCAATTCCGAAGAGGTCGTCGTCACAGCCTCCCGGCATGAAGAAAAGGCAACGCACGCGCCGGCATCCATCTCCGTGGTCTCTTCAGCGGAGATACGCGAACACATCAATTCGACTCCGACGGATGCGCTCGCCAATGTTCCCGGTATCGACCTGAGCCACGAAGGCATCGCCATGTCGACCTATGCGAGTCGAAGCATGCACAGCGTCTTTGGCAGCGATGTTCTCACAATGAATGATTATCATTCGATGGAAGTCCCTTCGATTGGAGGATTCTACGGCATTTTGATGCCACAAATGAACGAGGATATCGATCATATCGAGGTAATCCGCGGGCCTGGTTCCGCACTCTATGGACCGGAGGCCGCAACGGGAGTCGTTCACTTTATTTCGAAGTCTCCGTTCTCTTCTCAGGGTACCAATATCTCGCTCGCAGGCGGCGAGCGAAGTTATCTCGATGGTGGAGTTCGGTATGCGCAAGCACTCAGCGATAAGTTTGCATTCAAGATCAGTGGACATTATCTAAGAGCGAACGATTGGCAGCTTGCCGACGACCCGAAAGAAGACACAGCGCGAAAGTATGCTCAGCTTGCACTACTTGCTCCGAATCTCAGCAGCTCGGTCTATGATAGTCTCTCGCGTATCGGCAACCGTGATTATGCTCTCGAAGTATATTCGTTTGAGGCTCGGGCCGACGACATTCTTTCAGACGATGCTACTTTGAACATCACCGGTGGCCTTACCAATATCGCGAATGATATCGCGATGACCGAGGACTTCGGCGGGGCTCAGATCAAGAATTGGATGTATGATTTCGTTCAGGCCCGATTGAACTATAAAGATCTATTCGTTCAGGCCGCCATTAACCATAACAATACCTCCGGCTCGTATTTTCTGCCGACCGGTGCTCCGATCATTAATCGATCTTCGACGTATGTTGCGCAGATTCAACATCAATACTCTCCGATGAAGAACGAGAAGCTAACCTACGGCGCAGACTATCAAGCGATCCATCCAATATCCGACACGACGATCTGGGGACCAGACGATGGACATGGCAACGTCTCGATCGTTGGCGCCTATTTGCAGTCGCAGACTTCGCTTATGGACGATGCGCTCGAACTCGTGCTTGCCGGCCGACTTGATAAACACAGCTATCTGACAGAACCGATTTTCTCTCCCCGCGCTGCGGTCGTATATCACTTCAACGAACAACACCTCGTGCGCGCGATGTACAATGAGACGTACCTCCTCCCGACGGAGAACGATCTCTACGCGGATCTTCTCTTCGGCTCGGATGCATTTGGATTCGGTAAGAATCAGTTGCCTTTCACGCCGGTGAATGTTCGCTATGTTAGTCCCTATGTCTCTGGATTAACATTCAAGCCAAACGCGGATGGATCGTACAACATGAACACCACGCTCAACCTCGATCCTCGAATTCCCGGGACGCTGCCCACGAATTCAGCACTGAATGTACTCTGGCCAGTACTTCGCGGACTCGCGGTTGCAAAATTACAGGCCAAGAAGGACGGCCTTGACTCAATGCTGGCATCCATGGTTGGTGGTCTGAGTGCGCCCAATCCGCAACAGGTCGGCACATACATGGCGTACCTGAACCTACACGCCGCATCCACTGCGGATGCTTTTCCAGCCTCCTCCATCACAACGAATCCGCTTCCAATCAATGATGTCCAGGCTCAACATCAACGTACTCTTGAACTAGACTATCAAGGATCGGTCTCACGATCCTTTCAATATGAGGTGGACGCCTACCAGACACACTATTCCGCGATTCGGGCAAGTGCTGTCGCGCTCACCCCGAATGTTCTGATCAATGCTCAACAGTTTCACCAATATGTCCTCGACAGTTTAACACCCAAACTTGGACCGGCCATCGCTGGAATTGTCGCTGATTCGCTAACCGCCGCAATCGGTTCGCTCCCGCTTGGTGTCGTGCAACCGGTTGGTGGCGCAGCCAACGAGACACATCCAACTGACATTCTGATCGGTACTCGCAATTACCTTGAGAATAGCGTCGAGTTTTACGGAATCGACGCCTCGTTCGAGGCAAAACCGAATGATGACTGGGCCTTCACTGGCTCAGTCTCCTGGCTGAACAAGAACTACTGGTATGCTAGCGAACTGAATTCCGTTGATTCTTCCTCGCAGAATCCCTTTGCACTCAATATGCCGAAGTATCGCGCATCGATCGGGGCGCGGTACTCGGGGTTGGCTCGAGGCATGGGCGTCGAACTTCGCGACCGATGGAGCGATGCCTTCAAGATGAACGATAGCTATTGGATTGGCGATATTGGCGCGCGGCATGTTCTCGATCTCACCGTTAACTACCGTTTGGAATCATGGAACAATCTGATGCTGACGTTATCTGTGACGAATGTTCTCAATAATCTGCATCAGGAGCTAATCGGTGCCCCGCAAATCGGGCGACTGACGGTGCTTCGGGCAGCCTACACACTCCCGAGTTTATAGCTAGATCGATGAGATGAAAGGCGAATTATGAGATATCAGGTCAGTCTCCCCTGACATTTCATACTTCATCTTTCATATTTTCCAGATGCGGAGAGGTTTTTCCCCGGCGCGTGTTAGGCACCCTCGATGCCCCGCCGTAACGACCTCAAAAGTATCCTTATTATTGGCTCCGGCCCGATTGTCATCGGGCAAGCCTGCGAATTCGACTATTCCGGTACCCAGGCCTGCAAAGTCTTGAAGGAGGAAGGCTACCGTGTCATTCTCGTCAACTCGAATCCGGCGACGATTATGACCGACCCGGAATTCGCCGACGCGACCTATATCGAGCCGATAACGCCCGAATACATAGAGGCCATCATAGAAAAAGAGCGCCCTGACGCGATTCTCCCAACGATGGGCGGACAAACTGCCCTGAACAACGCGTTAGCGCTCCACGAGCGCGGCTCCTTGAAGAAAAACAACGTTGAACTCATCGGTGCCAAACCGGAAGCGATCAGGCGTGCGGAGGACCGCGAAGAATTCCTGGCGACCATGAAGTCGATTGGTCTGGAGATGCCGCGAGGCGGGTTCGTCAACTCAACGGATGAGGCTCTCGATCTCATTGAGACGGTCGGTTTCCCGGCCATCATCCGGCCCAGCTTTACTATGGGTGGTTCCGGTGGCGGTATCGCCTGGAACAAGCAGGAATTCCGCCAGATCGTCCAGCACGGGCTCGACCAATCCCCGGTTCACAGGGTGCTCGTTGAGGAGTCCGTGATCGGCTGGAAGGAATTCGAGCTTGAGGTCATGCGAGACCTCGCGGATAATGTCGTCATTATCTGTTCGATCGAGAATTTCGATCCGATGGGCGTGCACACCGGCGACTCGATCACCGTCGCGCCAGCCCAAACCCTTTCGGACAAAGAGTATCAACAGATGCGAGACGCAGCCATCAAAGTTATTCGCGCCATCGGCGTGGAGACGGGTGGCTCGAATATTCAGTTCGCGCTGAACCCCGAGAACGGTCGCATTCTTGTGATCGAGATGAACCCTCGGGTCTCCAGGTCCTCCGCGCTTGCTTCGAAAGCGACGGGCTTTCCCATTGCGAAAATTGCAGCACGGTTGGCTGTCGGCTACACGCTTGATGAAATTCCGAACGACATCACGAAGATGACGCCGAGTTGCTTCGAGCCGACGATCGATTATTGCGTCGTCAAGATTCCACGTTGGGACTTCGAAAAATTCAAAGGCTTGGAAGCAAGCTCTTCACAGCTTGGCGTTCAGATGAAGTCGGTCGGCGAAGCAATGGCATTTGGCCGTACGTTCAAAGAGGCCATGCAAAAGGCATTGCGTTCACTCGAGCAGGGACGTTACGGACTTGGGGCGGATGGCAAGGATGAGTTCGATATCGCAGAGATGTCGGAGCAAGAGAAGATACACGCAATGGAAACAGTCCGCGAGCGGCTCAGCCAACGTCGAAGCGATATGATCTTCACACTACGGTATGCGCTTCAACTCGGAATGTCGATCGAAGCTATCCACGAATTAACCAAGATTGACCCGTGGTTCCTGGATCAGCTCTGGCAAATTGTGCGAATGGAACGGGAATTACGAAGTGCTGCAGAAAGCGTTCGAGAGTATCATTCGAGCGAGCAGTTCACGATTAAGTAGCAACTCGTTCAATCGCCGCCAGCAAATTTTCGGTCTTAAATGGCTTCGTCAAGAACTCACGGAATCCTTTCGAGATGGCTTCTGCGCGGTCATGCTCTGAGGCATAGCCGCTAAGCGCAATCGCTGGGACACGCTTTGGCGAGTGAGAGAGAATATCATAGCCAGTCCCATCGGGTAATGAGAGATCGCTGATCAACAGATCGAATTCCTTCGATCTTAGCAGATCCATTGCCTGCGCCACGTTGGCGGCGTGATCCACCTGGTGTTGTCTCAATTCAAGCAACACTTTCATCGCCAGACCGGTATTGAGGTTATCCTCAACAAATAATATCCTCATCGGCGCTCTGAACACTCATTCGACAATACTCGTTACTCAATCCTGCATGAGTAATCTTAGTCAGAGAATCCTGGTCGCGGTCGTGGGCATCCCGATCGTAGTTCTTGTCATTTTCAAACCGTACAGCTTGCTCGGCCTTGCGATCATCTTCGCCTTGCTCGCCGTGCATGAGTTCTACAATCTTGCCAAAGCCAAAGGCTTCATCCCGCAAGTGGGGATTGGCATGGCGCTAACGGCGCTCATCGTTCTGACCTTTGGGGGCATGCATCTTCATGACCTGCTTGCCACACTTCATATTCATGTTGGTGCCGATGTCGAAACAACGGCACTGGTGCCGGTGCTTTTGATCCTCGGGACGATCGTGACGCTCATGGCGGAGTTGTTCAAAGGTTATCCGAACCCGCTCGTCCAAGTCTCAGTCACACTTGGCGGGGCGCTCTATATTGGCCTTGGACTCGGAGGATTTTACGGTGTCCACGAATACTTTTACATCCACGCTGCCATGACTCGACTGGATATTTCTCCAGCTCAGGTTTCTGCTCAGGCCGGATACTTCACCATCCTTCTCCTGGCATCGATCTGGATTTGTGATTCCGCTGCATATTTCATTGGCCGGTCCTTCGGCCGGCACAAAATCGCCGTTCGTGTCAGCCCAAACAAGTCCTGGGAAGGCGGCATTGCGGGACTTATCGCTGCGATTGCAACCTGGATCATTGCGATTAATGTGTTGGATTCACTCGCGGAAGTTTCTCTCACAACGGCCATCGCGATGGGCCTGATCACTGGAGTGCTGGGACAGATCGGGGACTTTGCCGAATCGATGTTTAAGCGGGATGTTGGAGTCAAGGACTCATCGGCTCTCATTCCTGGTCATGGAGGTGTACTGGATCGGTTGGACTCGATTCTCTTTATTTTTCCTACCACTTATGTATACCTCCACCTATTTGGTATCTAATCACCATCTTTGTCCTAGGTCCCCCAATCGCGCGGATACCGAAAGTCGAAGTTGATCGTGCGGCTAGAGATCTTTGCGATAAGAGGAGGCCGCCGCTTAAACTGAGAGCGCTGAATCTTCTGACGAATTCGACCGATCAATTCGCTGGAAAAACCACGCCGCATCAGGGCGTCATCTGATTCTCGCAAGTCGACCATAAAGAACAATAGTTCGTCGACTTCGTGGTAGGCGATTCCAAGTTCTGCTTCATCTGTTTGGCCGGGCCAGAGATCGGCAGATGGAGCCTTATGCACGATGGAATCTGGAACGCCCAAATATTCCGCCAACTGCCAGACTTGTGTCTTATAGAGATCGCCAAGGGGGTTGATTGCGCTGGCATTATCGCCAAACAGAGTAGTATAGCCGAGCAGCGATTCGGTCTTGTTCGAAGTGCCAATGACAAGCCCACCAAGTGCCATTGAACGATCGTAGAGCGCGATCATTCGCAACCGCGCGAGTGCATTGCCACGCCGCATGCGGTCCATCTCACCAATGCTATTTTCCGTCTCATTGAAAAAAGCGTCCGCCGTGGAAGAAATACTTAACAACTCATGGGATAAACCCAGGTCCTTCACAACCGCTTCGGCATCGCTTACGCTCTCCGGATTCGAAGTACGGAATGGCATCAGCAAAACGTGGACATGTTCAGAGCCCAGCGCGCGAACCGAAAGATACGTCGAAAGCGCAGAATCCACACCGCCGGAAAGACCAATCACTACTTTTTTCAGACCGGTCCTGCGGACTTCATCTCCGATAAATATGCTTAGCACGTGCGCTGCCTGCTCGGCATTCAGCACGAGTGGCGATTTCGAAAGTACATGCGGCGCTTCCATCAGTGATACTTTACTTCAAACTTCTTTTTGAGTGCGTCGGCGACAACCTTAGGCACGAAATCGCTGACATCTTTGCCGTACCGGGCCAACTCGCGAATGATTGTCGAGTTCAGATACGTGTACTGTTCGTGCGGCATGAGGAAGACCGTCGTGATTTCCGGCGCCAGTTTACGATTCATCAGCGCCATTTGGAATTCATATTCAAAATCACTTACGGCGCGCAGTCCACGAACGACGGCTGTCGCGCCGGTCATGCGTGCATACTCGACGAGCAGACCCTGGAATGCATCGCTTCGAATGTTCGTGCGGTCAGTACAACATTCGAGAACAGCGGCTTCGATCAATTCGCGTCGTTCGGTCTCCGCAAACAGCGGTGCCTTCTGGCTATTGCGAGCCAGAGCAACAACAACTTCATCGAACAGCTCGGAAGATCGGCGAATAATATCCAGATGTCCGTTCGTGATCGGGTCGAAGGTACCGGGATAGATGGCAATACGTTTCATTCGGTTGCTAGAACAAAGTTCTTCTTGAATAATCCTGAATAATCGAACCTCAATGCATCCTACGGATGCTAGACGATGATCGTGAATGATGCTTCTCCGGCACGTAGCTCTCGAAGTAGTTTTGCATTCTCCGGAATGTGCGGTTGATCTCCAGTGCGGTGCTCGATAACACAAATGCCTCCTGGCGCGAGCCAATCCTTCGCAAATATTCGGTGAGCTATCTCCTGAAGTGCACGTGTCTCATCATAGGGTGCATCGGAGAAGATCAGTGAGTATGGTTCGCTCTCTGTCCGTCCTGCTTCGAGAAACCGAAAGACATCTTTCTGGACAAGTGTTATGGCGCTGCCAATTTCGAGTTTCTCGGCATTTTTGCGGATAGCCTCTGTTGCCTTGCGATCGCGCTCGACCAAGGTGGCGGACTGCGCTCCGCGACTGAGTGCCTCGAAAGCCAGCGCACCAGAACCCGCAAAGAGATCGAGAACGCGTACGCCGTCAAACTCTATCATGTTTGCGAGGACATTGAAGAGCGCCTCCCGCGCCCGGTCCGTTGTCGGCCGCGTCCCAGTATTGCTCGGGGCAAGCAGCTCACGGCTTCGGAATTTACCGGCAACAATTCTCACTTGGCTGTCAGCATTGCCATGTATACGCACGCCGCTCCGATCGCGAGCGTGTAAAGATGCGGTGTTTCGCCGACAAGCCTGACCGCATCTTCTGTGAAGTCACAAAGTGGGACAAAATCCTCGATGGAGATCACGCGAATATTACGCGATTCATCAGAATCAAAGTTTTCGAAATGGTCGAGATCGAAGCCGCTCAAGATTATGCTCGAAGCATCCGGTCTGGGAGACAATCTGGAGCGTTCCTCGGCATACTCCTCAATGAATGACTTCAGCGAGGAGGACGCAAGCTGCGCGTCTGTGTTCTCTCCGATGCGATGAAGATAACTCAGTCCTCCATTATTCGCTTCGATGAGTGCCGCATTGACTCCGTCCAATGGCTCCAGCACCATACGCAAAGCGCTTAGCGGCGAAATTGCAGGTGCAAGCCGCTGAACAAATTGGTGGAGCACCGTTGAGCCAAGCGTGGAAGAAAGCACGTGACGATCGATTTGCTCTCGCAACGACTTCGGAACGTGAATCTGGGATTCTTCCTCGAGTTCAGGAGAGGTAACCTCCTGTGGCACTCGATATGAGATGTCGTGTGCCGGGTCGTATGCCTGGACAATAAGATCAGGTATGCCATTACGCTCACCTGTGCAGAGCAGCCGCTCACCGTGCAATTCGAATGCAAGGGCAAGCGCGCTATGCGTGGTGATACTGTGGACGAGGTACTGTAGCAATGTCCACAAATTTACGTCAATCAATCCAGCTTCGCATCAATCGAGCATGAGAAATCGCTTCATCCCCTCGAAATGCTTGGGACCAATGCCTCTGACATTTCGAAGTTCCGCCAGCGTCCGAAACCGCCCACGTTCGGAGCGATAGGCAATGATTCGGTCGGCAGTCGCAGGGCCGATATTCGGCAATTTCATTAGATCGGCTCTTGTGGCACGATTGAGTGAGATTGAGCCGAGGCGAAGATCGGCTCGCTTGCTATGGTTCTCCATGCGCTGCCGCACCGAAGACGGTAGCAATGAATCCTCAGGCAATGAGAAGAATAAGGAATCCTGGGTATTCGCGATCTGACTCAAAGCACGGTAGATGCTATCCTGCTGGTGTTGCTGGGAAATTTCGGTTGCAGAGCGGCCTTGAGGGAACCACTCATAATAGATCCGCTTGCCTTCTCGGAAGGAAATAATGGAAAGTCCCAGGCCAAGAAAAAGTAAGATCGCCCGCGTCTCGCGCGGAGTGTAAAACTGACCGGCGAGCTTGTTCAGCTTCGGAAGGAGATCGCGGAACATTGGTGATAATTTCCGTTCTTAACGAGCTTTTCGGGAGATTCTTTCCGCCCGAACGTATCCACCGCACTGATTAACCCTGATCGGGAAGGAATTCTTCGGCGCCCGGATTGTTCGATTGCCGCTAAGTTCAGAAAAGACGAATATGTTCACGCTGATTGTAATTCTCATTCTTCTTGTCTGCGTCGTTTTGACGCTTGTCGTGCTTTCGCAGTCCTCCAAGGGCGATGGACTGTCCGGCGCATTAGGCGCTCCGGGATCAGTCGGGGCCGTCTTTGGGGTACGCCGGGCTTCAGATTTCCTCCAAAAGACCACAATTTGGCTCGGCGGAATTTTCGTCGTGCTCTGCGTATTAGCAAATCTCTTTTTCCTTCCGCGCGAGAGCACCATTCCTTCGGCCGTTCAGACTGGCAATGCTCCCGTCACCCAACCGGCTCCTCAGCGTCAATCCGCTCCATCCGCGCCGGCAGTTCCATCCGGAGCCCAACCAGGGACTGGACAGACGAACCCGGACAATTCTCCGATGCCCGCGAAGTAATTGCGAAGTGCTACCGGGTGTATACAGTCGATTAGGTTGATTGATATTGCGTACCATGCTTCATGGCGTTGCGAATCATACTTCAAGCATTGCGGCTAAGCGGCTAATATGAGGCAACTCTTCAGTTGAATGGAATTATCTCAGCCATTCAGACTTTATGTCTCCAATATTGCATTAGACCGATGAAACGCTACCTGACTGGCTGGTCCATCCTCCTTCTCCTCACACTCGCACTGACCGAAGTTGCACCCCAAGCTGCCTGCGGCAGGAAGCTGAAAATTTACAGCTTGCCAAAAGAGATTGCGCCCGGCCAGTTGGGCATGCTCATTTTCGAGAATCCAAATCCTGCCCTCCAAAAATCTGAATCGAAATGCATCGGCGAACGGCTGCCTGGATGGACAAAGTCCGACATCCCAATTCTCCGAATCGAACAAAACGGAAAGCAAGTCTGGATGCCGCTTATATCTTATCAAACAGTGGGTGATAGTTCAATCGCGACATTTATGGCGCCCACCACTCTCGAACCAGGCAAGGCCCAGTTGTTTCTGATTAATGACCACGACTTCAGTATTCCGTCCTCCTTCACCGTTACCAAGGAGTTGCACACCGCTCTCCGAGGAATTACAGGGCCTGAAGTAAGACCTCTAGGGACCGTTCATATTATTGGGGATGGCTTCGTGCCCGAAGGCTCGATCCACACCAAGAAGGCGATCGATGAGTTGGAAACCAATATTGGCTATAGCAAGCTTTCGAAAGCCGACCAATGGACGGCGCTCAACCGGCGGGTCATGAAGGACTGGACGAGTTTTGCTCGCGGCAACTTTCTTACTATCGAACAAAACGGCAAGAAGTGGCGCATCCCTGCCGATGGATGCGGCATCGATCTGCGTGGCATGCTACTCGACTATACGCTCCCGCCCGACCTCGTGGCCGGCAGAGCCACGTTTGCTATTTATGTACGTTTGGGCGGCATGGATGTTCTGGAGACGACTCCAATACCTGTGACTGTCACTCCATAAATACCGTTTTGATCTTGAAGCCACCTAGTCGCCGTTGTTCTTGAAACGAACACTATTTCTTTGCCTGCTGCTGACCGCGGCATTTACGGTTCGCGCGCTGGCGCAATCTTCCGATTCTTCGCGATTAAAGAAAGTCACTCGCGTCAAGAAATCCGTCAGCCATGCCCTCGGCGATACGGTCGGAGTTGTCAACGGTGTAGTCATCACGTATGGTGATTTCAAGTCATTGCTGTCTGGAACGATCCATGAGTATGTGACCCGGACGAGCGAGCATATAATCACTGATAGCGCCTATTCCCTTCTGATTGACACCGCATGGAACAAAGCCGTGGATGATATCATCGAAGAGCGGGAAATCGAACGCCGGAAACTCAGTTTGAACGATTCGGAGTTGCGGGCGATGGTCATCGAACATCCACCCGACTTTCTGAGAACACAATTTACCGATTCGACCGGCACGTTCCATCGGGAGATTTTGTCAAACGCAATGAATGACCGTCGCAACGATACGGTCGTGGCGGGCATTCTTGCCAGCGAGCGCATTCGATTGGAGACAAACCGGCTGATCGCGGCAGTCACGACGAAAGCAAAGACTGAGGCCGAACGGGGACGAATGTTCCATGCCTGGCTCCGCCGAATGCGAGCCGAGGCTCGCATTATCGATCGTCGATTGAATTTTGGATTTTATTAGGCTGTTTCGTATCCATATTATTTTCGTTCATTCCCATTAGAATTTGCCACAGCACGAGCATCGCAACCACGAGAAGACTGAAGATGATGCGCGGTCGGATCACGGATACTATCCCCGGGAGCCGATCGAACCGGCACGCATTGAATCTGGCGAGATCTTCGACAACGATCCGGAGCGCGACCGACGCTTGCCGCGTCGACGGCTGGCTCGCGAACGCGTTCTCCAAATCCTCTATGCGAACGAGCTTTCCGGACGAGATCTGGACGAATTATTTTTCGATCTCGCACAACAAGACTTATCTGTTGATACGGCAGCGCTGACCTTTGGGCGCGATCTGGTCCGCGAGTTTACGGTCCATCGCGAGCAGATCGACAAATTGATCCACGAGAAGCTGACCCACTGGGATTTTCGTCGCGTGGCTTTACTCGACCGATTATTGATTCAAATGGGCATCGCGGAGTTACTCTGTTTTCCCGACATCCCGCCCAAGGCAACGATCAACGAGCTGATCGAAATCGCAAAGGACTATTCGACCGAAGAAAGCGGCAAATTCATCAATGGCATTCTTCATGCCGTCATGACTGAGTTGCAGAAGACCGGCGAGCTAAAAAAGACCGGACGTGGGCTTATCGATCGTGGCTTGAATGACCGAGAAGATCCTCCCTCAGTGGATGACCCACACACCACCGCAACTTCATAGCCGAGTGGGCTACGATAAAAAGGTCATTGGTTCTTGGGCGATGTTTGATTTCGCCATGGGGTCGTTCTCGACCACGATGGTTGTCTTCATCTTCCCGATCTATTTCCATGACGTGATCGTGCAGAACGGGCACGGTGACGCGTATTGGGGCCTGACGGTCTTTGGCTCGATGTTGCTCGTCGCTCTCATCACTCCGTTACTTGGTGCGATGGCTGACGTCCTGCACAACAAGAAGCTCTATCTCGGCATCTTTGCCGCGACAGTGGTAACCTGCACGGCCTCGCTCTATTTTGTCCAGCCTGGTATGGTGCTTGTCGCAGCGCTGCTCTTCCTGTTTGCGAATGCTGGCTATGAGGGTGGACTCGTGTTTTACGATGCATTCTTACCAGAGATCACCACTCCGGCGAGCTTCGGACGGGTCTC from Bacteroidota bacterium includes these protein-coding regions:
- the secG gene encoding preprotein translocase subunit SecG; this translates as MFTLIVILILLVCVVLTLVVLSQSSKGDGLSGALGAPGSVGAVFGVRRASDFLQKTTIWLGGIFVVLCVLANLFFLPRESTIPSAVQTGNAPVTQPAPQRQSAPSAPAVPSGAQPGTGQTNPDNSPMPAK
- a CDS encoding response regulator translates to MRILFVEDNLNTGLAMKVLLELRQHQVDHAANVAQAMDLLRSKEFDLLISDLSLPDGTGYDILSHSPKRVPAIALSGYASEHDRAEAISKGFREFLTKPFKTENLLAAIERVAT
- a CDS encoding helix-hairpin-helix domain-containing protein — protein: MFRDLLPKLNKLAGQFYTPRETRAILLFLGLGLSIISFREGKRIYYEWFPQGRSATEISQQHQQDSIYRALSQIANTQDSLFFSLPEDSLLPSSVRQRMENHSKRADLRLGSISLNRATRADLMKLPNIGPATADRIIAYRSERGRFRTLAELRNVRGIGPKHFEGMKRFLMLD
- a CDS encoding NAD+ synthase — its product is MEAPHVLSKSPLVLNAEQAAHVLSIFIGDEVRRTGLKKVVIGLSGGVDSALSTYLSVRALGSEHVHVLLMPFRTSNPESVSDAEAVVKDLGLSHELLSISSTADAFFNETENSIGEMDRMRRGNALARLRMIALYDRSMALGGLVIGTSNKTESLLGYTTLFGDNASAINPLGDLYKTQVWQLAEYLGVPDSIVHKAPSADLWPGQTDEAELGIAYHEVDELLFFMVDLRESDDALMRRGFSSELIGRIRQKIQRSQFKRRPPLIAKISSRTINFDFRYPRDWGT
- a CDS encoding SurA N-terminal domain-containing protein, giving the protein MKRTLFLCLLLTAAFTVRALAQSSDSSRLKKVTRVKKSVSHALGDTVGVVNGVVITYGDFKSLLSGTIHEYVTRTSEHIITDSAYSLLIDTAWNKAVDDIIEEREIERRKLSLNDSELRAMVIEHPPDFLRTQFTDSTGTFHREILSNAMNDRRNDTVVAGILASERIRLETNRLIAAVTTKAKTEAERGRMFHAWLRRMRAEARIIDRRLNFGFY
- the coaD gene encoding pantetheine-phosphate adenylyltransferase, which codes for MKRIAIYPGTFDPITNGHLDIIRRSSELFDEVVVALARNSQKAPLFAETERRELIEAAVLECCTDRTNIRSDAFQGLLVEYARMTGATAVVRGLRAVSDFEYEFQMALMNRKLAPEITTVFLMPHEQYTYLNSTIIRELARYGKDVSDFVPKVVADALKKKFEVKYH
- the rsmD gene encoding 16S rRNA (guanine(966)-N(2))-methyltransferase RsmD, which produces MRIVAGKFRSRELLAPSNTGTRPTTDRAREALFNVLANMIEFDGVRVLDLFAGSGALAFEALSRGAQSATLVERDRKATEAIRKNAEKLEIGSAITLVQKDVFRFLEAGRTESEPYSLIFSDAPYDETRALQEIAHRIFAKDWLAPGGICVIEHRTGDQPHIPENAKLLRELRAGEASFTIIV
- the carB gene encoding carbamoyl-phosphate synthase large subunit, encoding MPRRNDLKSILIIGSGPIVIGQACEFDYSGTQACKVLKEEGYRVILVNSNPATIMTDPEFADATYIEPITPEYIEAIIEKERPDAILPTMGGQTALNNALALHERGSLKKNNVELIGAKPEAIRRAEDREEFLATMKSIGLEMPRGGFVNSTDEALDLIETVGFPAIIRPSFTMGGSGGGIAWNKQEFRQIVQHGLDQSPVHRVLVEESVIGWKEFELEVMRDLADNVVIICSIENFDPMGVHTGDSITVAPAQTLSDKEYQQMRDAAIKVIRAIGVETGGSNIQFALNPENGRILVIEMNPRVSRSSALASKATGFPIAKIAARLAVGYTLDEIPNDITKMTPSCFEPTIDYCVVKIPRWDFEKFKGLEASSSQLGVQMKSVGEAMAFGRTFKEAMQKALRSLEQGRYGLGADGKDEFDIAEMSEQEKIHAMETVRERLSQRRSDMIFTLRYALQLGMSIEAIHELTKIDPWFLDQLWQIVRMERELRSAAESVREYHSSEQFTIK
- a CDS encoding TonB-dependent receptor; translation: MNRSLVTLALVSTLSFAIQPAILAQGAKGAILMGEVVDTGSGGPLAGVIVKAQLQSDTTFSEYTFTNSVGKYRFGNLRSGRYSVTCSILGYTAVHTETQVGSSNPTVLRVAMAEQPLNSEEVVVTASRHEEKATHAPASISVVSSAEIREHINSTPTDALANVPGIDLSHEGIAMSTYASRSMHSVFGSDVLTMNDYHSMEVPSIGGFYGILMPQMNEDIDHIEVIRGPGSALYGPEAATGVVHFISKSPFSSQGTNISLAGGERSYLDGGVRYAQALSDKFAFKISGHYLRANDWQLADDPKEDTARKYAQLALLAPNLSSSVYDSLSRIGNRDYALEVYSFEARADDILSDDATLNITGGLTNIANDIAMTEDFGGAQIKNWMYDFVQARLNYKDLFVQAAINHNNTSGSYFLPTGAPIINRSSTYVAQIQHQYSPMKNEKLTYGADYQAIHPISDTTIWGPDDGHGNVSIVGAYLQSQTSLMDDALELVLAGRLDKHSYLTEPIFSPRAAVVYHFNEQHLVRAMYNETYLLPTENDLYADLLFGSDAFGFGKNQLPFTPVNVRYVSPYVSGLTFKPNADGSYNMNTTLNLDPRIPGTLPTNSALNVLWPVLRGLAVAKLQAKKDGLDSMLASMVGGLSAPNPQQVGTYMAYLNLHAASTADAFPASSITTNPLPINDVQAQHQRTLELDYQGSVSRSFQYEVDAYQTHYSAIRASAVALTPNVLINAQQFHQYVLDSLTPKLGPAIAGIVADSLTAAIGSLPLGVVQPVGGAANETHPTDILIGTRNYLENSVEFYGIDASFEAKPNDDWAFTGSVSWLNKNYWYASELNSVDSSSQNPFALNMPKYRASIGARYSGLARGMGVELRDRWSDAFKMNDSYWIGDIGARHVLDLTVNYRLESWNNLMLTLSVTNVLNNLHQELIGAPQIGRLTVLRAAYTLPSL
- a CDS encoding phosphatidate cytidylyltransferase, translating into MSNLSQRILVAVVGIPIVVLVIFKPYSLLGLAIIFALLAVHEFYNLAKAKGFIPQVGIGMALTALIVLTFGGMHLHDLLATLHIHVGADVETTALVPVLLILGTIVTLMAELFKGYPNPLVQVSVTLGGALYIGLGLGGFYGVHEYFYIHAAMTRLDISPAQVSAQAGYFTILLLASIWICDSAAYFIGRSFGRHKIAVRVSPNKSWEGGIAGLIAAIATWIIAINVLDSLAEVSLTTAIAMGLITGVLGQIGDFAESMFKRDVGVKDSSALIPGHGGVLDRLDSILFIFPTTYVYLHLFGI